tttcaTGGAATTGACTCTGGGTTATTTTAGCTTTTATAAAACTAATACACTGCCTGTCTGACACATTGAATCCAATTGTAAATCTAACATCTTGACTTTAATTGAGCTTACACGGCAGATTTACTCAACACACTCCTGCGTTATGAGATACTCTAATATTCTATTTTAATCTGATATTGATATTTACcttttggtgtgtttgtgtgtctatgaaGCAACTACTCAACATATTTATTAGATCTGATCtctttttcatcttgttttGCAAACATTGGACATTCTGCACGCGTCAACATACACAGAAATTATTCAGTTTGTTTCATTCAAAATGAATTTcactcaaaatatgttttacttGAGGCCGTTCAAccacattcatattttatagTCTAAGCTGAGGGCATGTGAGTCCGTCTCCAGCTCCTTGTCAGAGTCAGTGTTGATAGATTTTGAAGTTATCAACTTGGAatccatttttgtttttattcctacAACACAcgaatatctatatattggttttgTAGACATTTAGTAGTTAAATAGTGTGTTTCAGTGACGCTCTCCCAGTTCAGTCAGATGATCGTATCTCTGATTTATCTTCTGTGTCCCTCCACACAGGTACACACCGGTTGGGCGTTCGTTTTTCTCACCTCCGGAGGGTTACTACCATCCCCTCGGTGGAGGCAGGGAGGTGTGGTTTGGTTTCCATCAGTCCGTCCGTCCTGCCATGTGGAACATGATGCTCAACATCGATGGTAAGATCCGAATGGAAATGATCTGCTTCAGTGCTGTGGGTGaactttaactttgtttttaagCTCAACCCAGTGGTTGGATCTGGTTTTGAACTCATCTAGGGGTTAAGTTGACGTTCACCATGGTGGTCAGGTTAAAAATGGTTACATGCACAAGAGAAAAAGGTTGTAAATCTTTCTTAAACAGTTTAAGCTAGAAAAGAATGCAGAAGTCAGATGAATATAGGTTAATTAATCGTGTAATGTTTGTGGGAACATGTGACCACAATGAACTAATGTGAGTTTAAGTTAGAAAGATTGGCCACCGTGCACATGTGCAGCTGCACTGATCAAACAGCTTTCAGGTGAGAGCAGCTTTCAAGCGGCAGAAATAATTACAACAAACGTGTGGTCGAAACCTGGTTCAACCTTTACTGCAACTCAGTGCAGTGTGATTTGGTAAATGTCCTGTCAAATACACACGACCACACTTCACCGGTTTTACTTGTGATATTGATTGTTAAGATGTGCGTTTTGAAGAAATCACAAACTGCGACAGGATCTTATCGTCATGTAAAATGTTCAACAAACCCAGGATTGTGATTATCTAGCTTATAAACATaacgtttgtttgtgtattgaaGAGTCAAACCTCAAGCAGTTGACATGAGACTATCATTATGGCCGATAAGGAGCTTAAAATACCCATTTTTAATGTTGATgcctctctcccccccgccTCAAGGCTCCAGACTCAGCCTGTGATATAAACCATCCTGGACTTTTTTTGTCTCGGtcgtatttattaatttatgagACTGCTTGATAAATAATGCCTcacctctcttcttttttcttttttgacagTGTCAGCCACTGCTTTCTACCGTGCTCAGCCCGTCATAGAGTTCATGTGCGAGGTGCTGGATATACAGAACATCAACGAACAGACCAAACCACTGACGGACTCGCAGCGCGTCAAATTCACCAAGGAAATTAGAGGTGAGCCCCAGTTTACCAGCGTGAAGTCCGAATAATGTGTGCATAGCTTTGAATTTATCAAGAGGAGGAATGAGCCTCTCTGTATCCAGCTCACCACAGAGACTACATGTAGGTGTGAGCCTGAAAGAACAGGCTTGTGTTTTATGCAGTATAATACACATAATCATATTCAGATTTGATGTAACTTTAAAGCCAGACATTTAAATTTCAGCTGCATATGTTCTACGGTAGATTCTCATAAACTCTCTGCCTCCCCCTTCTAGTTTGTTTAATGTAGTTTTGACAGTTGTGTGCAAGGAAACTGCAGAGATCTGTAAAATTCCCTCTTCACATCTCGCTGCCCTGTCACCATTAATCTTCACCGTGGCCTAAAAATCCAGTCGAGGAGCAAGAAGAGTAGAACAGCTAAATTTACATGcatctaaatatttaaaacgtCAATTGGTGGCGTGGAGGAGAAACCCTGCtcccctttttcttcttcagttttgtgacttcgttttttttcttgtgtgtgttttgaaaaaaaaggtttgaaagTCGAGGTCACACATTGTggtcagatgaagaggaagtaTCGAGTGTGCAATGTCACACGCCGACCTGCCAGCCACCAAACGTAAGCGGCGCTCACACACTCATCAGTTTGCTCAACTTCATGTGTCTGCAAAGGCAACACTCTGTAGAAGAGGTCACATTGCTGTGAGGCCTCGTGAACATGCATCAATTCCACTTTCCTCGTGTGTCATCATCCACCTATTCCCTTTATTCACAGGTTCCCCTTACAGCTTGAGAACGGCCAAGCCATGGAGTGCACAGTAGCTCAGTATTTCAAGCAGAAGTACAATCTTCAGCTCAAGTATCCTCATTTACCCTGTCTGCAAGTCGGGCAGGAACAGAAGCACACCTATCTCCCCCTGGAGGTGAGGAACAAGCTGTTTTGATACGtgggatttatttttcatctgcaCCAGCGACCTTTCCCCGTTGTTTAATTTCCTGCCTTTGTTCCTCTTGTTCCATTCGATTTTGTTTAAGACACGTAAAGTATTTGTCCTGCTCCTGTAGGTCTGCAACATCGTAGCAGGCCAGCGCTGTATCAAGAAACTGACCGACAACCAGACGTCCACCATGATTAAAGCTACAGCTCGTTCAGCCCccgacagacaggaagagatcAGCAGACTGGTGAGTGCACTTTCCCCCTTGGGGTAGAAGTTCAAAAAGCAAGTAGAGGAGCTAACATATGGTGCAAATATTAATTTTAAGCTCTACTTGCTGCTTTGAACTACTTTAAGCTGCTTCTGTAAAATGCTGAATAACCTCGAGCAAACCTGGAAGAATATACTGTCTCCTTCTCGTCCTCAATCGGTCAATCCCTTtttatcctcttcctctcccaggTCAAAAGCAACAGCATGGTCGGGGGCCCGGACCCTTACCTGAAAGAGTTTGGCATCGTCGTGCACAACGACATGACAGAAGTAACAGGGCGTGTTCTCCCAGCGCCCATGCTACAGTACGGGGGCCGAGTTAGTACGGATACAGGACGGGACTGTGGCAGGGTGAGTACTGGGCAGGGGCTGCACTCCAGGGGGCGCAAGCCTTCCTGGGGACAcacagggggtggggggggggcctcactgtgtgaatgttttgGGCATGGGGGAAGATCCAGGTTTGCAGGCGTCCATAATCGAAAGCATGAGATTTGCATGGGCTGGGTTCAACGGCCAGTATTTTGGGGCCTCTGGTGTAAACAGCAGATATACGATTCTGTCTTCTGTTCGCCGACAAGTTCCTTTTGTCAGACAAATTAATGTTTCCCTccaaaaaacataaacagtcaTTCTTATTTAGAGGTTTAGAAGCGTAAACCAGGAGGTTACGGCCCTTTTTCCTCGCctacagattctgcatattcacatcaaaatctgtttaaaaagaTTACACGCAAGTTTAACTGGAAATGAAATTGATGTATCAACTCAAGCGGAGATGCGGCGCTGAGCTTTTAAATATGCAGACTCCTGGGATCTGGATCTTTCACTGTGTTTATAATCCTGTGGTGAAGCTCAGCAAGTCTGTTCCGTGTGTGCATTTACTTTAAACTCTTTCCCTTCATCGACTCGGCTAGTAAATATGTAAACGACACCACAGCGTGTAGATGAGCGCTCAGATTTTCACTTGTCGCATTCAGTCGCGTCTGTATTGCTGAAGGAAATGAGATGAGCAGCCACTTAACTGCAGAATGCTGAGATTCACCATCTGAATCTCAAATCAGCCGTTCTCCAAGATCCAAACTGGATGGTGCATGCAGAGGAGAAGTGGAAAAATATTTTGTGTGGATGTGAAAGGCCTCATTGTCTGCATCCACCAAGTTGGCAGGAAACATAATTTTGTAATAagacatttgcatatttttgtGGTGTGTGCAAAAACACAGATTCTAAATGTGCTTGTAAGATGTGAGGGGCTGAGTTGAGATTCGAGGATTGTGAGTTTGGGAGATAAAACTGGATGTGCTGCCAAAAGGAGGAGGATAAGACTCGTGGCCACCCAGCATGGAAGTGCAACCTGTCTGAAATATTCACCAACGCCTGCGGAGAGAATTcgatttgttttttatctcccatctgaaaattaaaatgttaatataaataCTACCGGGGCTGGAATAAGAGTCTCTGTGCGGTGACGGAGTTCAATGATTCTGAGGAGATGAAACTTTAATGATCCCCGTGGGCAGGTTGCCTCAGTCTTTGGCTGCTGCTCTGaacttcattttaaaatgttcctcAGAATTAAAGCAGGTTGTTGGTTAATTTACAGAAGATCCCttcacaactctctctctctcttcctcctactccacTTGCCTGCTGGGATATCGAGTCTAATCGGCTTCCAGTGTAATACCTTTAAATGTAGACTGAAGGCTTTTCTCATTTCTGTGATCACTGTGTATGAATTAAACGCACACTTTAAATTGTATTCAATGGCCTGATGCTTGTGTGCATCCAGCTGCATCAAAGTATTCACAAAAAACCAAGGTGGACTCTCTCTGATGTGACTGAATGCACATCATGTAAGATGGAAGACCTGTTTTACATAATGTATTACTTGGTTTTAAATCCTGAAACCATGTTGAACAGTTTTTCTAGACGATCTTTCTTGTGTCTTGTAATAAGACAGAGAAGCTCTTAACTTTTCTTGGCATTCTCCTCTGAAGTAGTTCATTGTTTTCGCCTGTTTTGGAGGAAGAAAGCTCCTAATGGTCTTTGGCAAATCTTGTTAACGTAATTGAAAGCCACTGCCCTTTTGGATTTGTATTCACCACCAAACTCAAAGTCGGAGCACTCGCTTAATGAGGTCTCTTTGAGGAGATGCATTAACAAGCCTCACAATGTTTGGCTGGAAATTTTGGGCAAAGTGATCGAGTGCCTTAaacataaaagaagaaaacagcgTTTAATAGATAAATAGTCAAACTGGTATTAATATATCAAACCTGTCTGGAGCCTCTCAAGATGTgtaaaaaactttatttgtgcCAAGTTGGACAATGTGCATTAGGACTCTGTGGAGTTTTAATGCGTCTTGTTTCTCCGAAAATCAAATTGTGGGGCTGGGCTGTGTTGTACCTTTCGTGTTGCTTATTCAAACGGGGGATTGACTAAGAGAGTAGGGACTCTCTCCGCAGAATAAAACCGTGGCCACGCCCAACCAGGGCGTGTGGGACATGAGGGGGAAGCAGTTCTACGCCGGCATCGAGATCAAGGTCTGGGCTGTGGCCTGCTTCGCTCCGCAGAAACAGTGTCGGGAGGACCTGCTCAAGTGAGTCCGGGACTTCAGTCCTAAAGCGTCTTGAATGTGTTTGACAAATATACATAATTGAATGTGTTTAATGGATAAGAAAAGATTAAACTTGACATTTAAATACTGGATTTTCTATTAAAACTAAAGCCTGTGTATATTTGTACATCTCTGACAACTTCTAAAAAGAAGCACTtgaaacatttctgtttttatctaATAGGTTGGTTTTCAATGTGGCTGTAGATTATCTGACGGTTTCTGTTTATGCTCTTACTTCATATTTCTGATGAGTGTTTACTGCTTTTTCTGTAGGAGCTTCACCGACCAGCTTCGAAAGATCTCAAAGGATGCTGGGATGCCCATTCAAGGCCAGCCATGTTTCTGTAAATACGCCCAAGGAGCCGACAGCGTGGAGCCCATGTTCAAACACCTCAAAATGTCTTATGTTGGTCTTCAGCTGATTGTGGTCATTCTGCCTGGAAAAACACCCGTCTATGGTAAAAAGTTAAAAACTCCCAAGTTTGCATTTCGGTGAATGAGAAAATCAAATGTCTGAGGTATTGATCTTTGTGATCTATATCTCTACCTGCAGCTGAGGTCAAGCGTGTGGGCGACACCCTCCTCGGCATGGCCACCCAGTGCGTCCAGGTGAAGAACGTAGTGAAGACCTCCCCCCAGACCCTCTCCAACCTCTGCCTCAAAATCAACGCCAAGCTGGGAGGCATCAACAACGTCCTGGTGCCTCATCAGAGGTCAGcatggattttatttttcatttcctcgTCGCCTTCCAGATGGGATTCTGGAATGCGCCTTGGCTTTAAATGTCTGAGAATGGTTGTTGGATGCTTTCTGAATGCAAACGGTTTAATCGTGTGGTAAAGAGCAATCTGAGTTGGAAGTCAAACAAATCTGCATAATTGTGCACTTCCTTTTTGGAGAGTATAATGACATTTCAATCTTTTTCCCTGCACATCATTTTCTCCAGAATTGTGTTTTGGTTCCGACTCTGAATCAGAAATGTGATGCACCGtctcccttcttctctgtgtgcGTCCTGTTCTCGGTTCAGGCCCTCCGTGTTCCAGCAGCCGGTCATCTTCCTCGGTGCGGACGTGACTCATCCTCCAGCCGGCGATGGCAAGAAGCCGTCCATCGCAGCAGTGGTGGGCAGCATGGACGGACACCCCAGCAGATACTGTGCGACGGTGCGAGTCCAGACGTCTCGACAGGACATATCCCAAGTAACAACGGTTTGTACGGTTATTTGACAGTTTAGGCAATGTTATTAAAACACCTTTCTGATAGGGTGATGATTTATACATGTCTGAAATCCATTTGATTTGAATGCATTagcagttttctgtgtttttgttaactgctaaccccccctcctctcctcctttgtctCTCCAGGAGCAGCTCTTCAGTCAGGAGGTAATTCAAGACTTGACCAACATGGTGCGTGAGCTGCTCATCCAGTTCTACAAGTCCACGCGCTTCAAGCCCACACGCATCATCTACTACCGTGGCGGCGTGTCTGAGGGGCAGATGAAACAGGTGAGACACTCGCagcatgtttctgttttcacttgttTCTCTTACTCTTTTGTTTTTGACAGTTTGGTCGAGCCTAAGTGTAAAacgatatttgtgtgtgttgtcaggtggCGTGGCCGGAGCTGATAGCCATCCGTA
This is a stretch of genomic DNA from Limanda limanda chromosome 19, fLimLim1.1, whole genome shotgun sequence. It encodes these proteins:
- the ago4 gene encoding protein argonaute-4 isoform X1, translated to MEAVGPGPPAPPPSLFQPPRRPGLGTVGKPIRLLANHFQVQIPKIDVYHYDIDIKPEKRPRRVNREVVDTMVRHFKMQIFGDRQPGYDGKRNMYTAHPLPIGRDRVDLEVTLPGEGKDQTFKVSLQWVSVVSLQMLLEALSGHLNEVPEDSVQALDVITRHLPSMRYTPVGRSFFSPPEGYYHPLGGGREVWFGFHQSVRPAMWNMMLNIDVSATAFYRAQPVIEFMCEVLDIQNINEQTKPLTDSQRVKFTKEIRGLKVEVTHCGQMKRKYRVCNVTRRPASHQTFPLQLENGQAMECTVAQYFKQKYNLQLKYPHLPCLQVGQEQKHTYLPLEVCNIVAGQRCIKKLTDNQTSTMIKATARSAPDRQEEISRLVKSNSMVGGPDPYLKEFGIVVHNDMTEVTGRVLPAPMLQYGGRVSTDTGRDCGRGLSPQNKTVATPNQGVWDMRGKQFYAGIEIKVWAVACFAPQKQCREDLLKSFTDQLRKISKDAGMPIQGQPCFCKYAQGADSVEPMFKHLKMSYVGLQLIVVILPGKTPVYAEVKRVGDTLLGMATQCVQVKNVVKTSPQTLSNLCLKINAKLGGINNVLVPHQRPSVFQQPVIFLGADVTHPPAGDGKKPSIAAVVGSMDGHPSRYCATVRVQTSRQDISQVTTEQLFSQEVIQDLTNMVRELLIQFYKSTRFKPTRIIYYRGGVSEGQMKQVAWPELIAIRKACISLEEDYRPGITYIVVQKRHHTRLFCSDKAERVGKSGNVPAGTTVDSTITHPSEFDFYLCSHAGIQGTSRPSHYHVLWDDNCFTADELQLLTYQLCHTYVRCTRSVSIPAPAYYARLVAFRARYHLVDKDHDSAEGSHVSGQSNGRDPLALAKAVQIHYDTQHTMYFA
- the ago4 gene encoding protein argonaute-4 isoform X2, whose amino-acid sequence is MEAVGPGPPAPPPSLFQPPRRPGLGTVGKPIRLLANHFQVQIPKIDVYHYDIDIKPEKRPRRVNREVVDTMVRHFKMQIFGDRQPGYDGKRNMYTAHPLPIGRDRVDLEVTLPGEGKDQTFKVSLQWVSVVSLQMLLEALSGHLNEVPEDSVQALDVITRHLPSMRYTPVGRSFFSPPEGYYHPLGGGREVWFGFHQSVRPAMWNMMLNIDVSATAFYRAQPVIEFMCEVLDIQNINEQTKPLTDSQRVKFTKEIRGLKVEVTHCGQMKRKYRVCNVTRRPASHQTFPLQLENGQAMECTVAQYFKQKYNLQLKYPHLPCLQVGQEQKHTYLPLEVCNIVAGQRCIKKLTDNQTSTMIKATARSAPDRQEEISRLVKSNSMVGGPDPYLKEFGIVVHNDMTEVTGRVLPAPMLQYGGRVSTDTGRDCGRNKTVATPNQGVWDMRGKQFYAGIEIKVWAVACFAPQKQCREDLLKSFTDQLRKISKDAGMPIQGQPCFCKYAQGADSVEPMFKHLKMSYVGLQLIVVILPGKTPVYAEVKRVGDTLLGMATQCVQVKNVVKTSPQTLSNLCLKINAKLGGINNVLVPHQRPSVFQQPVIFLGADVTHPPAGDGKKPSIAAVVGSMDGHPSRYCATVRVQTSRQDISQVTTEQLFSQEVIQDLTNMVRELLIQFYKSTRFKPTRIIYYRGGVSEGQMKQVAWPELIAIRKACISLEEDYRPGITYIVVQKRHHTRLFCSDKAERVGKSGNVPAGTTVDSTITHPSEFDFYLCSHAGIQGTSRPSHYHVLWDDNCFTADELQLLTYQLCHTYVRCTRSVSIPAPAYYARLVAFRARYHLVDKDHDSAEGSHVSGQSNGRDPLALAKAVQIHYDTQHTMYFA